Proteins encoded together in one Sceloporus undulatus isolate JIND9_A2432 ecotype Alabama chromosome 4, SceUnd_v1.1, whole genome shotgun sequence window:
- the ZHX2 gene encoding zinc fingers and homeoboxes protein 2, with the protein MASKRKSTTPCMVRASETMEQEDSKDSDAAESALTSEKDSGDDLAAGKETSENDCEVIEGKSSPANPSRKPLGGYECKYCPYSTQNLTDFTEHIDTQHPNVILNPLYVCAECNFTTKKYDLLSEHNTKLHPGENNFKLKLLKLDNQTVLEQSIEVTNTSFAPEPTSMSGTNKTTPAGKLKAEAKKISIDNHLDRLSHLITKTTEPITCINGAELFQDILAHVMPSVQLPPNINLVPKVPVPLNITKYNSALDTNTTMINSFNKFPYPTQAELSWLTAASKHPEEQIRIWFAIQRLKHGISWSPEEVEEARKKMFNGTIQAAPQTITVVPAHVTAAKMPQPLIQTAVPCQILSQTGLVLTQVSNGSNVSPVTLAAAANQGQKRSTQNQLAVPEAKRPHVVSAEVSSKQNAPAAPTSTTTISSSTASNDRKKTKGQIAALKASFIISQFPDNAEIYRLIEITGLSRSEIKKWFSDHRYRCQRGIVNITNESIPKDQTVIAAARQGRNYSTYSDFTFQKFKGKTQEQFKILEESFLKSSFPTPNEIERLRSEAKMSRREVETWFNERRKVRDNMEQAVLDSMGSNKKNKDQSTSKDTLSQTERFKISQSPTSLSRCPAEFGTSSQEQVHLLKSMFARTQWPSPQEYDELAAQTGLTRTEIVRWFKENRSFLRTGKLKWLDQYQQQCVIDGYDKTKEPAPSDSMMKSTDALQQPKKERQKLGKHNIEDMEKSECSDKDSQGNNDNKDDWVEVTIDDEDYEDEDASDCVDSWNQPAPESKADIDSENMSSDNSHT; encoded by the coding sequence ATGGCTAGCAAAAGAAAGTCAACAACTCCATGTATGGTACGAGCATCTGAAACCATGGAGCAAGAAGATTCTAAGGACAGTGATGCAGCAGAGTCAGCTCTTACTTCAGAGAAAGACTCGGGAGATGATTTGGCTGCTGGTAAGGAGACCTCTGAAAATGACTGTGAGGTGATTGAAGGAAAGTCTTCCCCAGCCAATCCATCAAGGAAACCCCTTGGTGGTTATGAATGTAAGTACTGCCCCTACTCCACTCAGAATCTGACTGACTTCACAGAGCACATAGATACACAACACCCCAATGTGATCCTCAACCCCCTCTACGTATGTGCCGAATGTAACTTTACAACCAAAAAATATGATCTCTTATCTGAGCACAACACAAAGCTCCATCCAGGAGAAAACAACTTCAAGTTGAAGCTACTCAAGCTGGACAATCAGACTGTCCTAGAGCAGTCCATTGAGGTAACAAACACCTCATTTGCACCTGAACCCACCAGCATGAGTGgtacaaacaaaacaacaccagCTGGAAAGCTGAAAGCTGAGGCAAAGAAAATTTCTATAGACAACCATTTGGATAGGCTTTCCCATCTTATTACAAAAACTACTGAGCCAATCACTTGTATTAATGGGGCAGAGCTTTTCCAGGATATACTGGCTCATGTGATGCCCTCTGTACAGCTCCCACCAAATATCAATCTTGTTCCCAAAGTCCCTGTACCACTGAATATTACCAAATACAATTCTGCACTGGACACTAACACAACTATGATCAACTCCTTCAACAAATTTCCCTACCCGACACAGGCCGAGTTGTCATGGCTAACAGCAGCTTCCAAACACCCAGAGGAACAGATCCGAATTTGGTTTGCTATCCAGCGCTTGAAGCATGGCATCAGCTGGTCTCCAGAAGAGGTTGAAGAGGCAAGGAAGAAGATGTTCAATGGAACCATTCAGGCAGCACCTCAGACCATCACTGTTGTGCCAGCTCATGTCACTGCTGCCAAAATGCCACAACCGCTCATCCAAACAGCAGTGCCTTGTCAGATACTCAGTCAGACTGGCTTGGTTTTGACACAGGTATCCAATGGATCAAATGTTTCACCAGTTACTCTGGCTGCTGCTGCCAATCAAGGTCAGAAACGGAGCACACAGAACCAGCTGGCTGTTCCAGAAGCCAAGCGTCCACATGTTGTCTCTGCAGAAGTCTCCTCCAAACAGAACGCCCCTGCTGCTCCTACAAGCACAACTACAATATCATCATCAACAGCATCAAATGACCGCAAAAAGACTAAGGGACAGATAGCAGCCCTAAAGGCCAGTTTTATCATTAGCCAGTTTCCTGACAATGCTGAAATTTATAGGCTGATAGAAATCACAGGTCTCTCTAGAAGTGAGATCAAGAAGTGGTTCAGTGATCACCGATATCGATGTCAAAGAGGGATTGTCAACATCACAAATGAATCCATACCCAAGGACCAGACAGTAATTGCTGCTGCAAGACAGGGGCGTAACTACAGTACTTACTCAGACTTCACTTTCCAGAAGTTCAAAGGAAAAACCCAAGAACAATTTAAGATTTTGGAAGAAAGTTTCCTTAAAAGCTCTTTTCCAACACCCAATGAGATAGAAAGACTCAGGAGTGAAGCCAAGATGAGTAGAAGAGAGGTTGAAACCTGGTTCAATGAGCGAAGAAAGGTCAGGGATAATATGGAACAAGCTGTCTTGGACTCAATGGGATCAAACAAAAAGAATAAAGATCAAAGTACTTCCAAGGATACATTAAGTCAAACAGAAAGGTTTAAGATTTCCCAATCACCAACATCTTTGTCCAGGTGTCCTGCTGAATTTGGCACAAGTAGCCAGGAACAGGTCCACTTACTGAAGAGTATGTTTGCACGAACTCAATGGCCGTCTCCACAGGAGTACGATGAGTTGGCAGCTCAGACAGGACTCACTAGGACTGAAATCGTTCGCTGGTTCAAGGAGAATAGGAGCTTTCTACGAactgggaaattaaaatggttgGATCAATACCAGCAGCAATGTGTAATTGATGGATATGACAAGACAAAGGAACCAGCACCCAGTGACAGTATGATGAAAAGTACTGATGCACTTCAACAGCCTAAGAAAGAACGTCAAAAGCTAGGAAAACATAATATAGAAGACATGGAGAAATCAGAATGCAGTGATAAAGATAGTCAAGGCAACAATGATAACAAGGATGATTGGGTCGAAGTGACCATAGACGATGAGGATTATGAGGATGAGGATGCTTCAGACTGTGTGGACAGTTGGAATCAACCTGCACCTGAAAGCAAGGCTGATATTGATTCAGAAAATATGTCCAGTGATAACTCACACACCTAA